From Burkholderia savannae, a single genomic window includes:
- a CDS encoding ferritin-like domain-containing protein has translation MNPNTVPPAARDLAWIKRALQTAIELEYSTLPLYLSAMFSLEVQNYTAYNAIRSVAMEEMVHMAIASNLLAALGGSPQFATIRIAYPTAGLPGGAEPDLHVGLARYSKPQLKNFLRIETPAFLLRQLGRDESYPTIAAFYESIRDAVERNADAVRAAVQAGGPSNQVGDDIGFTTVTYTPGVDPVESFYAGIDEILRQGEGSSRGDVFAGNPFENEESHYARFAELYYGARYEAPSPPVDFNPKNEPLFFCGPAITAPVVINTLAVPRDGYADILALDPDRGAVENDLNAFDTSFSTILTTLDAVWNGPSATSWKTLGAAVHGMVDLRVLSCFNIMRHQVPAAALAQLGELYPDEIGYLRTYTDLSKPVFYGPRFVNTNGKQAS, from the coding sequence ATGAACCCGAACACCGTACCGCCCGCCGCGCGCGACCTCGCGTGGATCAAGCGCGCGCTGCAGACCGCGATCGAGCTCGAATACTCGACGCTGCCTCTGTACCTGTCCGCGATGTTTTCGTTGGAAGTCCAGAATTACACCGCGTACAACGCAATCCGCAGTGTCGCGATGGAAGAGATGGTACACATGGCGATCGCGTCGAATCTGCTCGCGGCTTTAGGCGGCTCGCCGCAATTCGCGACGATCCGGATCGCCTATCCGACGGCGGGACTGCCGGGCGGCGCGGAGCCGGATCTGCACGTCGGCCTCGCGCGCTATTCGAAGCCGCAACTCAAAAACTTCCTGCGCATCGAGACGCCCGCGTTCCTGCTGCGCCAGTTGGGCCGCGACGAAAGCTATCCGACGATCGCCGCGTTCTACGAGAGCATCCGCGACGCGGTCGAGCGCAACGCGGACGCGGTGCGCGCGGCGGTGCAGGCGGGCGGCCCGTCCAACCAGGTCGGCGACGATATCGGCTTCACGACGGTCACGTATACGCCCGGCGTCGATCCCGTCGAATCGTTCTATGCAGGCATCGACGAAATCCTTCGGCAAGGCGAAGGTTCCAGCCGGGGCGACGTGTTCGCCGGCAATCCGTTCGAAAACGAAGAATCGCACTACGCGCGCTTCGCCGAGCTCTACTACGGCGCGCGCTACGAAGCGCCGTCGCCGCCTGTCGACTTCAATCCGAAGAACGAGCCGCTCTTCTTCTGCGGCCCCGCGATCACCGCGCCCGTCGTGATCAACACGCTCGCCGTGCCGCGCGACGGCTACGCCGACATCCTCGCGCTCGATCCCGACCGCGGCGCGGTGGAGAATGATCTGAACGCGTTCGACACCAGCTTCTCGACGATCCTGACGACACTCGACGCGGTATGGAACGGCCCGTCGGCCACGTCGTGGAAAACGCTCGGCGCAGCCGTGCACGGAATGGTCGACCTGCGCGTGCTGTCATGCTTCAACATCATGCGCCATCAGGTGCCGGCCGCGGCCCTCGCGCAACTCGGCGAGCTGTATCCCGACGAGATCGGCTACTTGCGCACCTACACCGATCTGTCGAAACCCGTGTTCTATGGCCCGAGGTTCGTCAACACGAATGGCAAGCAGGCGTCGTGA
- a CDS encoding uracil-DNA glycosylase family protein, translating to MSPKPNDPPPIRKGSRSMPARHASLDALLREIRACTVCAPHLPCGPRPVVRAHPHARILIVGQAPGARVHASGIPWDDASGKRLRAWLNVDDATFYDESLFAIVPMGFCYPGRGASGDNPPRPECAPLWLDKLLRELPDVRLTLLIGQYAQRRFLGTRRKSSLTETVRAWAEYAPEFIPLPHPSPRNQGWLKQHSWFDAQVLPALRDKVAELLPSPQG from the coding sequence ATGTCACCGAAACCAAACGACCCGCCGCCGATCCGCAAGGGCTCGCGCTCGATGCCCGCGCGACATGCGTCCCTCGACGCCCTCCTTCGCGAGATCCGCGCATGCACCGTCTGCGCGCCCCACCTTCCTTGCGGTCCGCGGCCGGTCGTGCGCGCACATCCGCATGCGCGCATCCTGATCGTCGGGCAGGCGCCCGGCGCGCGCGTCCATGCGTCCGGCATTCCATGGGACGATGCGAGCGGCAAGCGGTTGAGAGCATGGCTGAACGTGGACGATGCGACGTTCTACGACGAATCGCTGTTCGCGATCGTGCCGATGGGGTTCTGCTATCCGGGACGCGGCGCGAGCGGCGACAACCCGCCACGGCCGGAATGCGCGCCGCTTTGGCTCGACAAGCTGCTGCGCGAACTGCCCGACGTCCGGCTGACGCTATTGATCGGTCAATACGCGCAGCGCCGCTTCCTCGGCACACGCCGCAAATCTTCGTTGACCGAAACGGTGCGAGCGTGGGCCGAGTACGCGCCCGAATTCATTCCGCTGCCGCACCCGTCGCCGCGCAATCAGGGCTGGCTCAAGCAGCATTCGTGGTTCGACGCGCAAGTGCTGCCCGCGTTGCGCGACAAGGTGGCCGAACTGCTGCCGTCGCCGCAGGGGTAA
- a CDS encoding metallophosphoesterase family protein produces the protein MVPIEHFEVPHLALWKSCVAEVLAHALRLEHRASAGIDADHPLMRATDRYCRAMLENRPLDPPPADSNDEEAVQTYLSYLHHRRAHANIAGDAQIERDVEHQTQQYKFGNPLWQQMYVQYFKYYWQYPYHKGSEPQYRSWQAADAGKGDLRYGVIEWKLPARARIAIVGDIGTGTDVAAAVLVAALKFSPDAILHLGDVYFSGTRFETEHRLIGLVRDVLRSDKRRVPFFTVPGNHEYFTGAVSFLHALDSGELVDGPAQRQQASYFCLRTEDDGWQFLGLDTGYHGHYMNVAASAQQATLERLHIGKIETAAAGASPHWPTDRNPYFRLASLADQPPRDTTSPVDQVTVRTDEAVWHLDKLTNFSGRSILLSHHQLYSALDVCGIAQRREASGTPDSSDFNREWVNTGLWRQFGPTFGDRVAAWIWGHEHNLGIFADAYRPADWPTEGDDAAHIFKTLPKGRCAGHSAIPVQASEAPYAQKYPVPLKQADLQLDLTDDWYNRGFQILELAGAGKPARLSYFQIAGADPTPLPLFVEPIS, from the coding sequence ATGGTCCCGATCGAACATTTCGAGGTTCCGCATCTGGCGCTGTGGAAGTCGTGCGTCGCCGAAGTGCTCGCGCATGCGCTCCGTCTCGAGCATCGCGCGTCAGCCGGCATCGACGCCGATCATCCGCTGATGCGCGCGACCGACCGCTACTGCCGCGCGATGCTCGAAAACCGGCCGCTCGATCCGCCTCCCGCCGACAGCAACGACGAAGAGGCGGTGCAAACCTATCTGTCGTATCTGCATCATCGCCGCGCGCACGCGAACATCGCCGGCGATGCGCAGATCGAGCGCGACGTCGAGCATCAGACGCAGCAGTACAAATTCGGCAATCCGCTATGGCAGCAGATGTACGTCCAGTATTTCAAGTACTACTGGCAATATCCGTATCACAAAGGCAGCGAACCGCAGTACCGCTCGTGGCAGGCCGCCGACGCCGGCAAGGGCGACCTGCGCTACGGCGTGATCGAATGGAAGCTGCCGGCGCGCGCGCGAATCGCGATCGTCGGCGACATCGGCACCGGCACCGACGTCGCGGCAGCCGTGCTCGTCGCCGCGCTGAAGTTCTCGCCGGATGCAATCCTGCATCTCGGCGACGTCTATTTCTCCGGCACGCGCTTCGAAACCGAGCACCGGTTGATCGGCCTCGTGCGCGACGTGCTGCGCAGCGACAAACGACGCGTGCCGTTCTTCACGGTGCCGGGCAATCACGAATACTTCACGGGCGCCGTATCGTTCCTGCACGCGCTCGATTCCGGCGAACTCGTCGACGGCCCCGCGCAACGGCAGCAGGCAAGCTATTTCTGCCTGCGCACCGAGGACGACGGCTGGCAATTCCTCGGCCTCGACACGGGCTACCACGGGCACTACATGAACGTCGCGGCATCGGCGCAGCAAGCGACGCTCGAGCGGCTGCACATCGGCAAGATCGAGACGGCGGCCGCCGGCGCAAGCCCGCACTGGCCCACCGACAGGAATCCGTACTTCCGCCTCGCGTCGCTCGCCGATCAGCCGCCTCGCGACACCACGTCGCCCGTCGATCAGGTGACCGTTCGCACCGACGAAGCCGTCTGGCATCTCGACAAGCTGACGAACTTCTCCGGCCGCTCGATCCTGCTGTCGCATCATCAGCTGTATTCGGCGCTGGACGTGTGCGGAATCGCGCAACGTCGCGAAGCGTCCGGGACGCCCGATTCATCCGATTTCAATCGCGAATGGGTGAACACGGGACTATGGCGGCAATTCGGTCCGACGTTCGGCGATCGCGTGGCCGCGTGGATCTGGGGCCACGAGCACAACCTCGGCATCTTCGCGGATGCATACCGTCCGGCAGACTGGCCGACCGAAGGCGACGACGCGGCGCACATCTTCAAGACGCTGCCGAAAGGCCGCTGCGCGGGGCACAGCGCGATACCCGTGCAGGCGAGCGAAGCGCCTTACGCGCAAAAGTACCCGGTTCCGCTGAAGCAAGCGGACCTGCAGCTCGACCTGACCGACGACTGGTACAACCGCGGCTTCCAGATTCTCGAGCTCGCCGGCGCGGGCAAGCCCGCTCGGCTCAGCTATTTCCAGATCGCGGGGGCGGACCCGACGCCGCTGCCGCTGTTCGTCGAACCGATCTCATGA
- a CDS encoding Xaa-Pro dipeptidyl-peptidase, translating to MRIHRIEPRRTWIAALVAATTLAACGGEDGAGVPGASALAQVQQEGAAPSAAGAQQIAARFSPSGVPYADLSSGGRYRPVIENGQAQPSLSGDTISEEAWVETPVDSDGDGAKDRIHVRVVRPSETAAGARTPVIVLASPYYNGLADSPNHNVDVELDGTPHPTASVSARIMAAAPQTRIWQQVDAAAAGRSWIEGYFVPRGFTVVYADSLGTAGSDGCPTILTRDESVAMASVIRWLGRGAAAKDANGKPVVATWSTGHVGMYGVSYDGTLPKMVASLRTRGLDAIVPVAGLSNMYGYYRSGGLVRAPDGYQGEDVDVYIKALLTNPHPERCTHLIDEALQKEDRKTGDNSPFWAARDIPSALAVAPALVAQGLADDNVRTEQSTSWYLAMRRQGVAAQLWLHRARHTDPTRVPAMADAWTAQVNRWFTRYLLGYDNGVERSPGAVIEQADGTLLKEANWPARGASSVTYFAGGDGASAGTLLREPTGGPLAKFTDDARITALALANANTGEHRSRFETTPLASATRISGTVKARVRLTFSAAANVTALLIDRAPDGSATIVTRAWTDPRNRVSSWFSEPVLPGMPYDLRLTFMPRDYRLEAGHRLGLVVLSSDSEATLRPTPGTELTLDPAGTSVTVPQLPA from the coding sequence ATGAGAATTCATCGAATCGAACCGCGTCGCACATGGATCGCCGCACTCGTGGCCGCTACGACGCTCGCCGCATGCGGCGGCGAAGACGGCGCCGGCGTTCCGGGTGCGTCCGCGCTCGCTCAGGTCCAACAGGAGGGAGCCGCGCCGTCCGCGGCCGGCGCGCAGCAGATCGCCGCGCGCTTCTCGCCGTCCGGCGTGCCGTATGCCGATCTGTCGAGCGGCGGCCGTTATCGGCCCGTGATCGAGAACGGCCAGGCGCAGCCGTCGCTGTCGGGCGACACGATTTCCGAGGAAGCGTGGGTCGAGACGCCCGTCGATTCGGACGGCGACGGCGCGAAGGACCGCATTCACGTGCGCGTCGTGCGTCCGTCCGAGACTGCAGCGGGCGCCCGCACGCCCGTCATCGTGCTGGCGAGTCCTTACTACAACGGACTTGCCGACAGCCCGAACCACAACGTCGACGTCGAGCTCGACGGCACGCCGCATCCGACTGCTTCGGTCTCCGCACGAATCATGGCCGCCGCGCCGCAGACGCGGATCTGGCAGCAGGTCGACGCGGCCGCCGCGGGGCGTTCGTGGATCGAGGGCTATTTCGTGCCGCGCGGCTTCACGGTCGTGTATGCGGATTCGCTCGGCACCGCAGGCTCGGACGGCTGCCCGACGATCCTGACGCGCGACGAATCGGTGGCGATGGCGTCGGTGATCCGCTGGCTCGGACGCGGCGCGGCCGCGAAGGATGCGAACGGCAAACCGGTCGTCGCGACCTGGTCGACGGGCCACGTGGGCATGTACGGCGTGTCGTACGACGGTACGCTGCCGAAGATGGTCGCGAGCCTGCGCACGCGCGGGCTCGATGCGATCGTGCCGGTTGCCGGGCTGTCGAACATGTACGGCTACTACCGCTCGGGCGGGCTCGTGCGCGCGCCCGACGGCTACCAGGGCGAGGACGTCGACGTCTACATCAAGGCGCTGCTGACGAATCCGCATCCGGAGCGTTGCACGCACCTGATCGACGAGGCGCTGCAGAAGGAGGATCGCAAGACGGGCGACAATTCGCCGTTCTGGGCGGCGCGCGACATTCCGAGCGCGCTTGCGGTCGCGCCCGCGCTCGTTGCGCAGGGGCTTGCCGACGACAACGTGCGAACCGAGCAGTCGACGTCGTGGTATCTGGCGATGAGGCGTCAGGGCGTGGCGGCGCAATTGTGGCTGCACCGCGCGCGTCACACCGATCCGACTCGCGTGCCCGCGATGGCCGACGCATGGACCGCTCAGGTGAACCGCTGGTTCACGCGCTATCTGCTCGGTTATGACAACGGCGTCGAGCGCAGCCCGGGTGCCGTGATCGAGCAGGCGGACGGCACGCTGCTGAAGGAGGCGAACTGGCCCGCGCGCGGCGCTTCGTCGGTCACGTATTTCGCCGGCGGCGACGGCGCGAGCGCCGGCACACTGCTGCGCGAGCCGACGGGCGGTCCGCTCGCGAAATTCACCGACGATGCGCGGATCACGGCGCTTGCGCTGGCGAACGCGAATACGGGCGAGCATCGCAGCCGCTTCGAGACGACGCCGCTCGCGAGCGCGACGCGGATCTCGGGTACCGTGAAGGCGCGCGTTCGGCTGACGTTCTCGGCGGCCGCGAACGTGACCGCGCTCTTGATCGATCGTGCGCCGGACGGCAGCGCGACGATCGTCACCCGTGCGTGGACCGATCCGCGTAACCGCGTGTCGAGCTGGTTCTCGGAGCCGGTGCTGCCCGGCATGCCTTACGATCTGCGCCTCACGTTCATGCCGCGCGACTACAGGCTCGAAGCGGGGCACCGGCTCGGGCTCGTCGTGCTGTCGAGCGACAGCGAGGCGACGCTGCGGCCGACGCCCGGCACCGAGCTGACGCTCGATCCGGCCGGAACGTCGGTGACGGTGCCGCAGCTTCCGGCCTGA
- a CDS encoding S8 family peptidase gives MSTLIRTASFKLTVLCAALAGFASVAQAETSAAPQVPGPADAVNQLIVKLRVAKTSPDSSSDSSIAKAAHADVQAVIDRVLAARKARAAGRAFGAAAASAPGNFADPAAGIRIKRDMSGGATVLSLQRRVSLAEAEGLARDFATDGAIEYAEPDARMHPFLVPNDTRYSEQWGYFNPKGGANLPKAWDRTTGSSRVVVSVIDTGYRPHADLAANLVPGYDFISDPAIANDGNGRDSDASDPGDWVTVQEDADPSGPFYGCGASNSSWHGTHVAGTIGAVTNNGLGVAGISWVGKVLPVRVLGKCGGMLSDIVDGMRWAAGLSVPGAPSNPNPAKVLNLSLGGYGRTCSTTYQSAINEITSRGANVVVAAGNNGGPVSTTQPANCQGVIAVGAIDSNGVRASFSNYGAAVKIAAPGVGVLSTLNAGRTSPGADSYASYSGTSMATPHVAGTVALMLAVNPALSPSQVLQRLQSSARPFASGSNCSTSTCGAGLLDAGNAVDAAAQ, from the coding sequence ATGTCCACGTTAATTCGTACTGCTTCGTTTAAGCTGACCGTCCTTTGTGCTGCGCTGGCCGGGTTCGCCTCGGTCGCGCAGGCGGAAACCTCGGCCGCGCCGCAAGTTCCCGGCCCCGCCGACGCGGTCAATCAGTTGATCGTCAAGTTGCGCGTCGCGAAGACGTCGCCCGATTCGTCGTCCGATTCGTCGATCGCGAAGGCCGCGCACGCCGACGTCCAGGCGGTCATCGACCGCGTGCTCGCCGCACGCAAGGCGCGCGCGGCCGGGCGCGCGTTCGGCGCGGCCGCTGCGTCGGCGCCCGGCAATTTCGCCGATCCCGCCGCGGGCATTCGCATCAAGCGCGACATGTCGGGCGGCGCGACCGTGCTGTCGTTGCAGCGCCGCGTGTCGCTCGCCGAAGCGGAGGGGCTCGCGCGCGACTTCGCGACGGATGGTGCGATCGAGTATGCGGAACCCGACGCGCGGATGCATCCGTTCCTCGTGCCGAACGACACGCGTTATTCCGAGCAGTGGGGCTACTTCAATCCGAAGGGCGGCGCGAATCTGCCGAAGGCATGGGATCGCACGACCGGATCGTCGCGCGTCGTCGTCAGCGTGATCGATACCGGCTATCGGCCGCACGCGGATCTCGCCGCGAATCTCGTGCCCGGATACGACTTCATCTCCGATCCGGCGATCGCGAACGACGGCAACGGCCGCGACAGCGACGCGTCGGACCCGGGCGACTGGGTCACCGTGCAGGAAGACGCCGATCCGAGCGGTCCGTTCTACGGCTGCGGCGCGAGCAACAGCTCGTGGCACGGCACGCACGTAGCGGGCACGATCGGCGCGGTGACGAACAACGGCCTCGGCGTCGCGGGCATCTCGTGGGTCGGCAAGGTGCTGCCGGTGCGCGTGCTCGGCAAATGCGGCGGGATGCTGAGCGACATCGTCGACGGCATGCGCTGGGCGGCGGGCCTGTCGGTGCCAGGCGCGCCTTCGAACCCGAATCCCGCGAAGGTGCTGAACCTGAGCCTCGGCGGATACGGCCGCACATGCAGCACGACATACCAGAGTGCGATCAACGAGATCACGTCGCGTGGCGCGAACGTCGTCGTTGCCGCGGGCAACAACGGCGGCCCGGTATCGACGACGCAGCCGGCGAATTGCCAAGGCGTGATCGCGGTCGGTGCGATCGACAGCAACGGCGTTCGCGCGAGCTTCAGCAATTACGGCGCGGCCGTGAAAATCGCCGCGCCGGGCGTCGGCGTTCTGTCGACGCTCAACGCCGGCAGGACGTCGCCGGGCGCGGACAGCTACGCGAGCTACAGCGGCACGAGCATGGCGACGCCGCACGTCGCGGGCACGGTCGCGCTGATGCTCGCCGTGAATCCGGCGCTGTCGCCATCGCAGGTCTTGCAGCGGCTGCAGTCGAGCGCGCGTCCGTTCGCGAGCGGATCGAACTGCTCGACGAGCACCTGCGGCGCGGGTTTGCTCGACGCCGGCAACGCGGTCGACGCCGCCGCGCAGTGA
- a CDS encoding class II aldolase/adducin family protein, whose translation MSTASAAGIAPAEWKIRCDLAACYRLVAMHGWDDLIFTHISARLPGPDHHFLINPYGMMFEEITASSLVKVDQAGNKVDDSPYPVNRAGFVIHSAVHAAREDVQCVLHTHTRAGVAVSAQRGGVLPISQQSTFVLPSLAYHAYEGVALKDDEKPRLQADLGRATYLMLRNHGLLTVGPSIADAFLAMYLFETACQIQIAAQSGGELIAIPPEIVATSAEAASVQTGGLGGAFVWPALIRKLDRRDDSYQT comes from the coding sequence ATGAGCACTGCATCCGCCGCCGGCATCGCGCCGGCCGAATGGAAAATCCGCTGCGACCTGGCGGCCTGCTATCGTCTCGTCGCGATGCACGGATGGGACGATCTGATCTTCACGCACATCTCGGCGCGCCTGCCCGGCCCCGATCATCATTTCCTGATCAACCCGTACGGAATGATGTTCGAAGAGATCACCGCGTCGTCGCTCGTGAAGGTCGATCAGGCCGGCAACAAAGTCGATGATTCGCCGTATCCGGTCAATCGCGCGGGCTTCGTGATTCACAGCGCGGTGCACGCCGCGCGCGAAGACGTGCAGTGCGTGCTGCACACGCATACGCGCGCGGGCGTCGCGGTCAGCGCGCAGCGCGGCGGCGTGCTGCCGATCTCGCAGCAATCTACGTTCGTGCTGCCGTCGCTCGCGTATCACGCTTACGAAGGCGTCGCGCTGAAAGACGACGAGAAGCCTCGTCTGCAGGCCGACCTCGGGCGCGCGACGTACCTGATGCTGCGCAATCATGGCTTGCTGACGGTCGGCCCGTCGATCGCGGACGCATTTCTCGCGATGTATCTGTTCGAGACGGCGTGCCAGATCCAGATCGCCGCGCAAAGCGGCGGCGAACTGATCGCGATACCGCCCGAGATCGTCGCGACGAGCGCCGAGGCAGCGTCCGTGCAGACGGGCGGCCTCGGCGGCGCGTTCGTGTGGCCTGCGCTGATCCGCAAGCTAGACCGCCGCGACGACAGTTACCAGACTTGA
- a CDS encoding phosphorylase family protein, whose product MNAQLPESALLPLVTRHTDISAAAPLRGTTTLPPVAWDTIGQTKPVRTAPGTRAPDDPLPRADIVVITWTSAEWFALDHVFVNSDRTGDYNDYAWKQAWLPYTRGASSYAADSKSGTLWGLFQMVRVVDRSGRPWNVLLFKSNAHLAHSPWLDGLSAMIRCIVEDARPDRIYTIGTAGGARRDQRLGDTVVANAALLELQRPQNTTSPDGGNMYRCPTWYPSTALVGEVERTLLFRMNEVVTPQSLAALFDELKARHPDDPGLGELTLSDLVNDAIRPECLNAPAIRPLKDAPLLTTDFYYIAEGNDARAYSCLEMDDAIIAQQANRLGVRFVCVRNISDPIVRRRTDRGTPISDAVRADWSGLIYSTFGLQTSYNGALATWATIAGEGSATYNPSRDYKPVDEEDPLEVQLAFQVRSCGTCSFFWPADLKKRAYGPYTAFDFDVTVPYPASANGKSGAARWINGRTRPPAFPNGEVIDGCRKAPIMTIGINPNLTAFLPGQTGAAWCYPDFSSDGDTDAWAKYAWYYRYRTVYQEKLDLDFVRRFMLPEGRVIAPRGGEVTGAARVDDSPAWSITVRYDGDAADTKVAIPGQPGDFPYVLLFDTYKPHNRFAAGDVLAARVSVPEGIQIEVLQQPQSYYLQFVPVLEKFERTLHGDGHPAASLRVGEDVCQLDMVACASPHWKPGFLGGSDASVANIVDNCVSRNAWAIKQMVQTRPAVLYIVSQSSWNMFHAAFGAHVRRNPPLSTHPADKDYTLLKETSDPAHPAYVEFDVTIDGTRYFSRTRLVITPHFSYNSFFLQQYRMSAGEWQAFSATQPQCAAALTPQNGFTLVLPTQEYPYDYVAIQLPADADAANAARAWLASQFPDAYRTLCAYFVDAHAAMASVLDELYAQRALTWHDADGGGYLSRTEGSCRFCVNRHWQFPNECRYDKTRESPPPAGFLAKVAQHLVATGKPALPAAAPASAEAGAPAAPTGAMQ is encoded by the coding sequence ATGAATGCGCAACTACCCGAAAGCGCGCTCTTGCCGCTCGTCACGCGCCACACCGACATCTCCGCCGCCGCGCCGCTGCGCGGCACGACGACGCTGCCGCCCGTCGCATGGGACACGATCGGCCAAACCAAGCCCGTGCGCACCGCACCCGGCACGCGCGCCCCCGATGATCCGCTGCCGCGCGCCGACATCGTCGTGATCACGTGGACGAGCGCCGAGTGGTTCGCGCTCGACCACGTGTTCGTCAACAGCGACCGCACCGGCGATTACAACGACTACGCGTGGAAGCAGGCATGGCTTCCGTATACGCGAGGGGCATCGTCGTATGCGGCGGACTCGAAATCGGGCACGCTCTGGGGGCTCTTTCAGATGGTGCGAGTCGTCGATCGCTCCGGGCGCCCATGGAACGTGCTGCTGTTCAAGTCGAATGCGCATCTCGCGCATTCTCCCTGGCTCGACGGCTTGTCCGCGATGATCCGATGCATCGTCGAAGATGCTCGCCCCGACCGCATCTACACGATCGGCACCGCGGGCGGCGCGCGCCGCGATCAGCGCCTCGGCGACACGGTCGTCGCGAACGCCGCGCTGCTCGAGCTGCAACGCCCGCAGAACACGACGAGCCCCGATGGCGGCAACATGTATCGCTGCCCGACCTGGTATCCGTCGACCGCGCTCGTCGGCGAAGTCGAGCGCACGTTGCTGTTCAGGATGAACGAGGTCGTGACGCCGCAGTCGCTCGCCGCGCTCTTCGACGAGCTGAAGGCTCGCCACCCCGACGATCCCGGCCTCGGCGAGCTTACGCTGTCGGATCTCGTCAACGACGCGATCCGGCCGGAATGTCTGAACGCGCCAGCAATTCGGCCGTTGAAGGATGCGCCGCTCCTGACGACGGACTTCTACTACATCGCGGAAGGCAACGATGCGCGCGCATACTCATGCCTCGAAATGGACGATGCGATCATCGCCCAGCAGGCGAACCGGCTCGGCGTGCGATTCGTGTGCGTGCGCAACATTTCGGACCCGATCGTCCGGCGACGCACCGACCGGGGCACGCCGATCTCCGACGCCGTGCGCGCCGACTGGTCCGGTCTCATCTACTCGACGTTCGGACTGCAAACGAGCTACAACGGCGCGCTCGCGACGTGGGCGACGATAGCCGGCGAAGGCAGCGCGACCTACAACCCGAGCCGCGACTACAAGCCCGTCGACGAAGAGGACCCGCTCGAGGTGCAGCTCGCCTTCCAGGTGCGCTCGTGCGGCACATGCTCGTTCTTCTGGCCCGCCGACCTGAAGAAGCGCGCGTACGGCCCGTACACGGCATTCGATTTCGACGTCACCGTGCCCTATCCGGCGAGCGCGAACGGCAAGAGCGGCGCGGCGCGCTGGATCAACGGCCGCACGCGTCCGCCGGCGTTTCCGAACGGCGAAGTGATCGACGGCTGCCGCAAGGCGCCCATCATGACGATCGGCATCAATCCGAATCTGACCGCCTTCCTGCCGGGCCAGACGGGCGCCGCGTGGTGCTATCCGGATTTCTCTTCCGACGGCGACACCGATGCGTGGGCCAAATACGCGTGGTACTACCGTTATCGCACCGTCTATCAGGAGAAGCTCGATCTCGATTTCGTGCGGCGCTTCATGCTGCCGGAAGGGCGCGTGATCGCGCCGCGCGGCGGCGAGGTAACGGGCGCGGCGCGCGTCGACGACAGTCCCGCGTGGTCGATCACGGTGCGCTACGATGGCGACGCCGCCGACACGAAGGTCGCGATCCCCGGCCAGCCGGGCGATTTCCCCTACGTACTCCTCTTCGATACTTACAAGCCGCACAACCGCTTCGCCGCGGGCGACGTGCTCGCCGCCCGCGTATCGGTGCCGGAAGGCATCCAGATCGAGGTGTTGCAGCAGCCGCAAAGCTACTACCTGCAGTTCGTGCCCGTGCTCGAAAAATTCGAGCGCACGCTGCACGGCGACGGCCACCCGGCCGCCTCGCTGCGCGTCGGCGAGGACGTGTGCCAACTCGACATGGTCGCGTGCGCGTCTCCACATTGGAAACCGGGATTTCTCGGCGGCAGCGACGCCAGCGTCGCGAACATCGTCGACAACTGCGTGAGCCGCAACGCATGGGCGATCAAGCAGATGGTGCAGACGCGGCCCGCCGTGCTCTACATCGTCAGCCAATCGAGCTGGAACATGTTCCATGCGGCGTTCGGCGCGCACGTGCGGCGCAATCCGCCGCTGTCGACGCATCCCGCCGACAAGGATTACACGCTGCTGAAGGAAACCAGCGACCCCGCGCACCCGGCCTATGTCGAATTCGACGTGACGATCGACGGCACGCGCTACTTCAGCCGCACACGCCTCGTCATCACGCCGCACTTCTCGTACAACAGCTTCTTCCTGCAGCAATACCGGATGAGCGCCGGCGAATGGCAGGCGTTCAGCGCGACGCAACCGCAATGCGCCGCGGCGCTCACGCCGCAGAACGGCTTCACGCTCGTGCTGCCGACGCAGGAATATCCGTACGATTACGTCGCGATCCAACTGCCCGCCGACGCCGATGCAGCGAACGCGGCGCGCGCGTGGCTCGCGAGCCAGTTCCCCGACGCGTATCGCACGCTCTGCGCCTATTTCGTCGACGCGCACGCGGCGATGGCGTCGGTGCTCGACGAGCTCTACGCGCAACGCGCGCTCACGTGGCACGACGCCGACGGCGGCGGCTATCTGTCGCGCACCGAAGGTTCCTGCCGGTTCTGCGTGAATCGCCACTGGCAGTTCCCGAACGAATGCCGCTACGACAAGACACGCGAGTCTCCGCCGCCCGCCGGATTTCTCGCCAAAGTCGCGCAACACCTCGTCGCCACCGGCAAGCCCGCCTTGCCGGCCGCCGCGCCCGCGAGCGCCGAAGCCGGCGCGCCGGCCGCCCCAACCGGAGCCATGCAATGA